One Bacteroidales bacterium DNA segment encodes these proteins:
- a CDS encoding T9SS type A sorting domain-containing protein, with the protein MKKVYALIIGLCISFTGFSQSCLPEGITFSTQAQIDSFPIDYPGCTEIIGPVTICGNDISDLSGLSSLTSVDNNLAIGWEDSENPLLTSLAGLEGLTFVRTLYIVNNLNLNSLAGLNNLDTIQWFLSVVGNQSLINLNGLDNLKYIGSDIFIEENNSMINFAGLEGLTRISQAYVYDNPALVDFTGLNNVDHFSGIFDIVGNASLINFHGLENLTKADLLKVWYNENLVNLDGLQGVTTLSSFLNLDNNPSLVDLTGLDNLVSIGDDLYISANESLSSIKVLEKLNSIDGNLTISSNSALTSLDGLDSIAASSINDLQISWNSNLSTCDVESVCDYLADPNGNVFIFGNAAGCNSVEEVENECTAGINVNKLLGNPIYIHPNPASTQIIVETLLVQNSCHYILSDLNGQPLIQGQLSPSKTIVDISELVTGIYYLKVTNNNFVNVFKIVKNCY; encoded by the coding sequence ATGAAAAAGGTCTACGCATTAATAATTGGTCTGTGCATTTCATTTACGGGCTTCTCACAGTCCTGCTTGCCAGAAGGCATAACTTTTTCAACACAAGCCCAGATTGATAGTTTTCCGATTGATTATCCTGGATGTACTGAAATTATCGGCCCAGTTACCATATGCGGAAATGATATCTCTGACCTCAGCGGATTAAGCAGCCTGACATCCGTTGACAACAACCTGGCTATCGGCTGGGAAGATTCCGAAAATCCCTTGCTCACATCCCTGGCAGGGTTGGAAGGCCTGACTTTTGTCCGCACTCTTTATATCGTAAACAATCTTAATTTGAACAGTTTGGCCGGGTTGAACAATCTGGACACCATACAGTGGTTTCTGAGTGTTGTGGGAAATCAGTCCCTCATCAACCTGAACGGACTGGATAATCTGAAATACATCGGGAGCGACATCTTCATCGAAGAAAACAATTCCATGATAAATTTCGCAGGACTGGAAGGCCTTACCAGGATCTCACAGGCCTACGTTTACGACAATCCGGCCCTGGTTGACTTTACAGGTTTAAACAATGTGGATCACTTCTCGGGAATATTCGATATAGTCGGTAATGCAAGCCTTATCAATTTTCACGGATTGGAAAATTTGACCAAGGCAGATCTCTTAAAGGTCTGGTATAATGAAAACCTGGTCAACCTCGATGGATTGCAGGGAGTGACGACCCTGTCTTCTTTTTTAAACCTGGATAATAATCCGTCGCTCGTTGATTTGACCGGATTGGACAATTTGGTTTCCATCGGAGATGATTTATATATTTCAGCCAATGAGTCACTTAGCAGCATTAAAGTACTGGAAAAATTGAATTCAATTGATGGAAATCTTACAATCTCAAGCAATAGTGCATTGACAAGTCTTGATGGACTGGATAGTATTGCCGCCTCCTCTATTAATGACTTACAAATTTCATGGAATAGTAATTTATCAACTTGTGATGTAGAGAGTGTCTGTGATTACCTGGCGGATCCTAATGGTAACGTTTTTATTTTTGGAAATGCTGCAGGTTGTAATAGCGTTGAAGAAGTTGAAAATGAATGTACAGCCGGCATTAATGTTAATAAATTATTAGGCAACCCTATATATATTCATCCCAATCCAGCATCGACCCAAATAATTGTTGAAACATTATTAGTACAAAATAGTTGTCATTATATCCTCTCTGACCTTAATGGTCAGCCGCTTATCCAGGG